A single genomic interval of Nonomuraea rubra harbors:
- a CDS encoding SDR family NAD(P)-dependent oxidoreductase yields MSHDRRFEGRTALVTGAASGIGAATARRLAAEGARVLLADIADEPGAKLAASIGAQAAYAHCDVSSARDWAALLEEVRDRFGRLDVLHANGPGRVVPARPVHRLPESDWDLQLDVTLKAAYLAASTFCPLLADTSGALVITSSVHAQTGIPGCAPYAAAKGGLQSLTRQLAVEYAPSLRVNAVVPGPIMSPAWDGIGQDGRDATIRETPAGRFGTPDEVAAAVAFLASPEASFITGACLNVDGGWSISTTSS; encoded by the coding sequence TTGTCCCACGATCGCCGCTTCGAGGGCAGGACGGCCCTCGTGACCGGCGCCGCCTCGGGCATCGGCGCGGCCACCGCCCGCCGCCTGGCCGCCGAGGGCGCGCGCGTGCTGCTGGCCGACATCGCCGACGAGCCCGGCGCGAAGCTGGCCGCCTCGATCGGCGCGCAGGCGGCCTACGCGCACTGCGACGTCTCCTCCGCGCGCGACTGGGCGGCGCTGCTGGAGGAGGTACGCGACCGCTTCGGCCGCCTGGACGTGCTGCACGCCAACGGCCCCGGCCGCGTGGTGCCCGCCCGCCCGGTGCACCGGCTGCCCGAGTCCGACTGGGACCTGCAGCTCGACGTCACCCTCAAGGCCGCCTACCTGGCCGCGAGCACGTTCTGCCCGCTGCTGGCCGACACCTCGGGCGCGCTGGTCATCACCTCGTCCGTGCACGCGCAGACCGGCATCCCCGGCTGCGCGCCGTACGCGGCGGCCAAGGGCGGGCTGCAGTCGCTGACCCGGCAGCTCGCCGTCGAGTACGCCCCGTCCCTACGCGTCAACGCGGTCGTCCCCGGCCCGATCATGAGCCCCGCCTGGGACGGCATCGGCCAGGACGGCCGCGACGCCACGATCAGGGAGACGCCGGCCGGCCGGTTCGGCACCCCTGACGAGGTGGCCGCCGCCGTGGCGTTCCTCGCCTCGCCCGAGGCGTCGTTCATCACCGGAGCCTGCCTCAACGTCGACGGCGGCTGGAGCATCTCCACCACCTCCTCCTAG
- a CDS encoding LacI family DNA-binding transcriptional regulator produces MRASTGDGEQDLEAPASPPRQAGRRGPRPAGQATISRVAEAAGVSRATVSRVMNGSPSVNPELAARVRAAAEALDYEPSAAARRLALGRTGAVALVVPDLSNPLFQSVLRGLSQAAGRAGRQLLVAESDEDPEEEVILALEARRNSDALVLASPRAPDERLRALGDRLAPFVLVYREVAGLDAPSLSIDNAAGIGAVVSHLAGHGHRRLAYLAGPDGSAGNAERLAALRALAQAGPGIELTVLACGSMFEHGHAAASRVAECGVSAVVAFNDMVASGVLTGLRELGVRVPGEVSVTGFDDIPFARYTTPPLTTVSIPQSELGRQAWERLRGLMNGEGGGYNVRYQPRLLIRGSTGPAPA; encoded by the coding sequence ATGAGGGCGAGCACCGGAGACGGCGAGCAGGACCTGGAGGCGCCGGCGTCCCCGCCGCGGCAGGCCGGCAGGCGCGGGCCGAGGCCGGCCGGGCAGGCCACGATCAGCCGCGTCGCCGAGGCGGCCGGGGTGTCGCGGGCGACGGTGTCACGGGTGATGAACGGCTCGCCGAGCGTCAACCCGGAGCTGGCGGCCCGGGTGCGCGCCGCGGCCGAGGCGCTCGACTACGAGCCCAGCGCGGCCGCGCGCAGGCTGGCGCTCGGCCGTACCGGCGCGGTCGCGCTCGTCGTCCCCGACCTGTCGAACCCGCTGTTCCAGAGCGTGCTGCGGGGGCTGAGCCAGGCCGCGGGCAGGGCGGGCCGCCAGCTCCTGGTGGCCGAGTCCGACGAGGACCCCGAGGAGGAGGTGATCCTCGCGCTGGAGGCTCGGCGCAACTCCGACGCGCTGGTGCTGGCCTCGCCGCGGGCGCCGGACGAGCGGCTGCGGGCGCTCGGTGACCGGCTGGCGCCGTTCGTGCTGGTCTACCGCGAGGTCGCCGGGCTGGACGCGCCATCGCTGTCGATCGACAACGCCGCCGGCATCGGCGCGGTCGTCTCCCACCTGGCCGGGCACGGGCACCGCCGCCTGGCGTACCTGGCCGGGCCGGACGGCAGCGCGGGCAACGCCGAGCGGCTGGCCGCGCTGCGCGCCCTGGCGCAGGCCGGGCCGGGGATCGAGCTGACCGTGCTGGCGTGCGGGTCGATGTTCGAGCACGGGCACGCCGCCGCGTCCCGGGTGGCGGAGTGCGGGGTCAGCGCGGTCGTCGCGTTCAACGACATGGTGGCCTCCGGCGTGCTGACCGGGCTGCGGGAGCTGGGGGTGCGGGTGCCAGGGGAGGTGTCGGTGACCGGGTTCGACGACATCCCGTTCGCCCGCTACACCACGCCGCCGCTGACCACGGTGTCGATCCCGCAGAGTGAGCTGGGGCGGCAGGCGTGGGAGCGGCTGCGGGGGCTGATGAACGGCGAGGGCGGTGGGTACAACGTGCGCTACCAGCCTCGCCTGCTCATCCGCGGCAGCACGGGCCCGGCCCCGGCCTGA
- a CDS encoding FadR/GntR family transcriptional regulator — MAGSGGGAHHRVVGSLGPAIVNGELAPDDDLDVVALQERFGVSRTAVREALRVLAAKGLVGARPRRGTFVAPREQWALLDADVLRWRFAARLDEVFLDELGEVRLTVEPAVARMAALRRTDRDLAELEDALAAMRAAAGGPAGDHVEADLAFHHALLRAAHNELMARMGTAIEAGLRLRDQFVHSAIAGESADGHAEVLLAVRRRRPKAAESAMRALVERSIADVELAKRVHGGN; from the coding sequence ATGGCGGGCAGCGGCGGCGGCGCGCACCACCGGGTGGTCGGCAGCCTGGGCCCGGCCATCGTCAACGGCGAGCTCGCCCCGGACGACGATCTCGACGTGGTGGCGCTGCAGGAGCGGTTCGGGGTGAGCAGGACCGCGGTGCGCGAGGCGCTGCGCGTGCTGGCCGCCAAGGGGCTGGTGGGCGCGCGGCCGCGGCGCGGCACGTTCGTCGCGCCGCGCGAGCAGTGGGCCCTGCTCGACGCCGACGTGCTGCGGTGGCGGTTCGCCGCCCGGCTGGACGAGGTGTTCCTCGACGAGCTGGGCGAGGTGCGGCTGACCGTGGAGCCGGCGGTGGCCCGGATGGCGGCGCTGCGGCGTACGGACCGGGACCTGGCGGAGCTGGAGGACGCGCTCGCCGCGATGCGGGCCGCCGCCGGCGGGCCCGCCGGCGATCACGTGGAGGCCGACCTGGCCTTCCACCACGCGCTGCTGCGGGCGGCGCACAACGAGCTGATGGCGCGGATGGGCACGGCGATCGAGGCGGGGCTGCGGCTGCGTGACCAGTTCGTGCACTCGGCGATCGCCGGCGAGTCCGCCGACGGGCACGCCGAGGTGCTGCTGGCGGTGCGCAGGCGGCGGCCGAAGGCGGCCGAGTCCGCGATGCGGGCGCTGGTCGAGCGCTCGATCGCGGACGTCGAGCTGGCCAAGCGGGTCCACGGCGGGAACTGA
- a CDS encoding carbohydrate ABC transporter permease → MGARRWPRHVLLLGFGLVMLYPLLWMVSSSVKPTETIFRDPSIWPTELDLGNYTEGWTALEHPFHYYLWNSAVIAILAVAGNLISCSLAAYAFARLDFRGRKLCFALMLATLMLPIHVLIVPQYVLFSQLDWINTNLPLVVPKFLAHDAFFIFLMVQFIRGLPRELDEAARIDGCGHIRIYWRIIMPLSVPALATSALFTFIWTWNDFFSQLIFLTDPELWTMPVALRSFMDGQGETAWGQLFAMSIVGLAPIFGFFLAGQRYLTQGISTTGFR, encoded by the coding sequence ATGGGAGCTAGGCGATGGCCCAGGCACGTGCTGCTCCTCGGGTTCGGCCTGGTGATGCTCTACCCGCTGCTGTGGATGGTGTCCAGCTCGGTCAAGCCCACCGAGACGATCTTCCGTGACCCGTCGATCTGGCCCACGGAGCTGGACCTGGGCAACTACACCGAGGGCTGGACGGCCCTGGAGCACCCCTTCCACTACTACCTGTGGAACTCGGCCGTCATCGCGATCCTGGCCGTCGCGGGCAACCTGATCTCCTGCTCGCTGGCCGCGTACGCGTTCGCCCGGCTCGACTTCCGCGGCAGGAAGCTCTGCTTCGCCCTGATGCTGGCGACGCTCATGCTGCCCATCCACGTGCTCATCGTCCCCCAGTACGTGCTGTTCTCCCAGCTCGACTGGATCAACACGAACCTGCCGCTGGTCGTGCCCAAGTTCCTGGCGCACGACGCGTTCTTCATCTTCCTGATGGTGCAGTTCATCCGTGGCCTGCCGCGCGAGCTGGACGAGGCGGCCCGCATCGACGGCTGCGGGCACATCAGGATCTACTGGCGGATCATCATGCCGCTGTCGGTGCCGGCGCTGGCCACCTCGGCGCTGTTCACCTTCATCTGGACCTGGAACGACTTCTTCAGCCAGCTCATCTTCCTGACCGACCCCGAGCTGTGGACCATGCCGGTGGCGCTGCGCTCCTTCATGGACGGCCAGGGCGAGACCGCCTGGGGCCAGCTGTTCGCCATGTCCATCGTGGGGCTGGCGCCGATCTTCGGCTTCTTCCTGGCCGGTCAGCGCTACCTGACCCAGGGCATCTCCACGACCGGCTTCCGTTAA
- a CDS encoding carbohydrate ABC transporter permease, which yields MDNRLELANTAVAPPPPRPHPAETSTSRPPARPREDRIGYLFLTPWFLGMALFTVGPILGSLYLSFTEYTLLKPPEWLGLENYRQMLDDPRLHRSLLVTFVYVFVSVPVQLVLALALALLLDRGVRGLSFYRSVYYLPSLLAGSVSIAILWRQIFGQDGLVNQLLAFAGIEGVSWVAHPDFALGTLVLLNAWTFGAPMVIFLAGLRQIPASYYEAAQVDGAGPVSRFVHITLPMLTPIIFFNLVLQLIGAFQSFTQAFVISGGRGGPSDSTLLYTLYLYERGFGSFDMGYASAMAWVLLVMIAVLTGLNFLFARRWVFYGS from the coding sequence ATGGACAATCGTTTGGAACTCGCCAACACCGCCGTCGCCCCGCCCCCTCCACGACCGCACCCCGCCGAGACCTCCACCAGCCGCCCGCCGGCCCGCCCCCGCGAGGACCGGATCGGCTACCTGTTCCTGACCCCGTGGTTCCTCGGCATGGCCCTGTTCACCGTCGGCCCGATCCTGGGCTCGCTCTACCTGTCGTTCACCGAGTACACCCTGCTCAAGCCGCCCGAATGGCTCGGGCTCGAGAACTACCGCCAGATGCTGGACGACCCCCGGCTGCACAGGTCGCTGCTGGTCACGTTCGTCTACGTGTTCGTGTCGGTGCCCGTCCAGCTCGTGCTGGCGCTGGCGCTGGCCCTGCTGCTCGACCGCGGCGTGCGCGGGCTGAGCTTCTACCGGTCGGTCTACTACCTGCCCTCGCTCCTGGCCGGGAGCGTGTCCATCGCCATCCTGTGGCGGCAGATCTTCGGCCAGGACGGCCTGGTCAACCAGCTCCTCGCGTTCGCCGGCATCGAGGGGGTGAGCTGGGTGGCCCACCCCGACTTCGCCCTCGGCACGCTCGTGCTGCTCAACGCCTGGACGTTCGGCGCCCCCATGGTCATCTTCCTCGCGGGGCTGCGCCAGATCCCCGCCTCCTACTACGAGGCCGCCCAGGTGGACGGCGCCGGGCCCGTGTCGCGGTTCGTGCACATCACGTTGCCGATGCTGACCCCGATCATCTTCTTCAACCTGGTCCTGCAGCTCATCGGCGCCTTCCAGAGCTTCACCCAGGCGTTCGTGATCAGCGGCGGGCGCGGCGGCCCCTCCGACTCGACCCTGCTCTACACCCTCTACCTGTACGAACGCGGCTTCGGCTCGTTCGACATGGGTTACGCCTCGGCGATGGCGTGGGTGCTGCTCGTGATGATCGCCGTGCTGACCGGGCTCAACTTCCTGTTCGCCAGGCGGTGGGTGTTCTATGGGAGCTAG
- the dgoD gene encoding galactonate dehydratase, with protein sequence MKIVSMDTFLVPPRWLFLRIRTDEGVTGWGEPVVEGRAETVRAAVAELSDYLIGEDPLRIEDHWQVLTKGGFYRGGPVLSSAVAGIDQALWDIAGKVAGLPAHQLLGGPVRERVRMYAWIGGDRPAEVAELAAAQIEAGFTAVKMNGSGELTPIDTPARTREVVARVAAVREAIGDEHDLVVDFHGRMSTAMARRLLPLLEPYLPLFVEEAVLPEHSPNLAALAASTSIPLATGERLYSRWDFRDVLPTGIAVAQPDVSHAGGISEVRRIAAMAEAYDVAMAPHCPLGPISLAASLQLAFAIPNFLIQEQSVGIHYNQGNDVLDHLLDPAPLTFAGGHAQRTTRPGLGIELDERAVERAAELGHRWRGPIWRHPDGSFAEW encoded by the coding sequence ATGAAGATCGTGTCCATGGACACCTTCCTCGTCCCGCCGCGCTGGCTGTTCCTGCGCATCCGCACGGACGAGGGCGTCACCGGCTGGGGCGAACCGGTCGTCGAAGGCCGGGCGGAGACCGTCCGGGCGGCCGTGGCGGAGCTGTCGGACTACCTGATCGGCGAGGACCCGCTGCGGATCGAGGACCACTGGCAGGTGCTCACCAAGGGCGGCTTCTACCGGGGCGGCCCGGTGCTGTCCAGCGCGGTCGCCGGCATCGACCAGGCCCTGTGGGACATCGCCGGCAAGGTCGCCGGGCTTCCCGCGCACCAGCTCCTGGGCGGCCCGGTACGCGAGCGGGTCCGCATGTACGCGTGGATCGGCGGCGACCGCCCCGCCGAGGTGGCCGAGCTGGCGGCGGCCCAGATCGAGGCCGGGTTCACCGCGGTCAAGATGAACGGCTCGGGCGAGCTGACCCCGATCGACACCCCGGCCCGCACCCGCGAGGTGGTCGCCAGGGTCGCGGCCGTGCGGGAGGCGATCGGCGACGAGCACGACCTGGTGGTGGACTTCCACGGCCGCATGTCCACCGCGATGGCCAGGCGGCTGCTGCCGCTCCTGGAGCCGTACCTGCCGCTGTTCGTGGAGGAGGCGGTGCTGCCCGAGCACTCCCCGAACCTCGCCGCGCTGGCCGCGAGCACGTCGATCCCGCTGGCGACGGGGGAGCGGCTGTACTCGCGCTGGGACTTCCGCGACGTGCTGCCCACCGGCATCGCGGTGGCGCAGCCGGACGTCAGCCACGCCGGCGGGATCTCGGAGGTCCGCCGGATCGCCGCGATGGCCGAGGCCTACGACGTGGCGATGGCCCCGCACTGCCCGCTCGGCCCCATCTCGCTGGCCGCCAGCCTGCAGCTCGCCTTCGCCATCCCCAACTTCCTCATCCAGGAGCAGAGCGTCGGCATCCACTACAACCAGGGCAACGACGTCCTCGACCACCTCCTCGACCCGGCCCCGCTCACGTTCGCCGGCGGCCACGCGCAGCGCACCACCCGCCCGGGGCTGGGCATCGAGCTCGACGAGCGGGCCGTGGAGCGCGCCGCCGAGCTCGGCCACCGCTGGCGCGGCCCCATCTGGCGCCACCCGGACGGCTCCTTCGCCGAATGGTGA